One Stratiformator vulcanicus genomic window, ATGTCGATCGAACGAAAAACGTCGCCGGACGACAGGTGGAAGAAGCCGGGCACGAGTCCGAGAATCTTACCCTGAGTGCCTTTACCCACACCGGGCGCACCGAAGAGCAAAGCGGCTTTGTAGCGACCGTTCTGAGACATGGGCAAACCGTATCAAGCAGCGTCATCAGATTTCCGTGCCCGATCGGCGCCCGGGCAGGGACGAAAAACATCAATTCGCGAAGTCGTGTTTGTGGATCAGTTTGAACGAATCAAAACGCAAACTGAGTGGCGGTCGACGGCGTCTCTCTAAAGCCCACAGCGATATCTTGTCGCCGGCGACACCTGCACCACGCAGTCACGAGTTCGACTTCCGTGAGGCTGCGAAAGTGCTGTCCCAGTCGACCCGACGGTCCCACGCGACGTCAGAGTCTAAACGCCCGGCTGACGGGCAACAACTGCGCTACGTCGCCGCACTTCTGTATGGCGCACGGGCATCGGATTGAAGTCGAACTGTCCGGTGAATCTGGATTACCGCGACAGGAACGCGACAACAGCACCGACGTCGACCGGCAGGCTGACATCTTCGAATGTCGGGACTTGCGTCACGACCGCTCGCAGGTCTCCCGGCTCAAATGTGACCCAGCTCGCCCGCTGTGACATATCGGCGGCGGCGATTTCGGAATAAATCCCCTTCAGGTTCGATCGATTCCGAACGGTGATCACATCCCCCGGACGCACGACGATCGACGGCGTACCGACGGTTGTGCCGTTGACCTGGAAGTGCCGGTGAGCGATCCCCTGCCGGGCCTGCGGACGGGTCAGCGTGAAGCCGGCGCGGCGGATCACGTTGTCGAGACGTCGTTCGCACAGGATCAGGAGATTTTCCCCCGTGTTGCCCTTCATTCTGCGGGCCTGATCGAAGTACTTCCGCAGTTGCTTTTCACGTAACCCGTAGTAGTAACGGATCTTCTGCTTTTCGATCAGCGCGGTGCCGTAGTTCGACATCTTACGCCGCCGGACGGTCGGGCCGGGCGGAACGGGTCGGCGATCCAGCGCTTTGACGGCACCGGCCGACTCAAACACTTGGAATCCCAAGCGCCGGTTCTTTCGACCTTTCGGCCCGGTGTAACGACCCATCCTCTAACTCCCGTGTGACGCACTCTGGCAGACGTAATGTAAGCGGATCCGCCCGCAAAAAGTCGTCCGCGGGCGGAGAGAAGTCCGAGAGAATAAATCGGCACGACTTCATTT contains:
- the rpsD gene encoding 30S ribosomal protein S4; the protein is MGRYTGPKGRKNRRLGFQVFESAGAVKALDRRPVPPGPTVRRRKMSNYGTALIEKQKIRYYYGLREKQLRKYFDQARRMKGNTGENLLILCERRLDNVIRRAGFTLTRPQARQGIAHRHFQVNGTTVGTPSIVVRPGDVITVRNRSNLKGIYSEIAAADMSQRASWVTFEPGDLRAVVTQVPTFEDVSLPVDVGAVVAFLSR